One genomic region from Gossypium hirsutum isolate 1008001.06 chromosome D13, Gossypium_hirsutum_v2.1, whole genome shotgun sequence encodes:
- the LOC107918949 gene encoding uncharacterized protein, whose amino-acid sequence MEVGKVSNHPFSNMLVTTSHINPNFEGSVKLEVPINNGLLDPIKHSAITFKDYLDLNIINWEGGSSLGESGEGDTGFKIRGLGSKGMSIRSGRNLNRTIKGHGGRFKVAGISRRNQKSPSSRDQEKNQSGTNRGKTKVMEYSLVSCGIGFIKGTSTIGLSD is encoded by the exons ATGGAAGTTGGTAAGGTTTCGAATCACCCTTTTAGCAACATGTTAGTCACAACTTCACATATAAATCCTAATTTTGAGGGTTCGGTTAAGCTCGAGGTGCCTATTAATAATGGTTTGTTAGACCCAATTAAACACTCTGCCATCACTTTTAAAGATTATTTGGATCTGAATATTATTAATTGGGAGGGTGGTAGTAGTCTTGGAGAATCGGGAGAAGGAGATACAGGTTTTAAAATACGGGGATTGGGGTCCAAAGGAATGTCTATCAGAAGTGGAAGGAACCTCAACAGAACCATCAAGGGTCATGGTGGTCGTTTCAAAGTTGCTG GGATATCCAGAAGGAACCAGAAATCCCCAAGTAGTCGAG ATCAAGAAAAGAACCAATCGGGAACTAACCGAGGAAAAACCAAAGTAATGGAGTATTCATTGGTCTCGTGTGGAATTGGttttatcaag GGCACATCTACTATCGGTTTATCCGACTAG
- the LOC107919625 gene encoding agamous-like MADS-box protein AGL80: MSRKKIKLAYITNDSARKTTYKKRTKGLVKKVHELTTLCGIEACAINSADFDSQPEVWLSHAGARCLLSEFKKLPLSKQNNKMVNQESFLEQSLAKATQHLRKLRKENRQKELKNTMFQSLNGKGILQSLNSMDLNELGPLVKQNLKDIDDRVRVLTKASCS; encoded by the coding sequence ATgtctagaaagaaaataaagcttgcctACATTACCAATGATTCAGCAAGGAAAACTACCTACAAGAAAAGAACCAAGGGTCTAGTGAAGAAGGTGCATGAACTCACTACCCTTTGTGGGATTGAAGCTTGTGCTATTAACTCTGCTGATTTCGACTCCCAACCGGAGGTATGGCTGTCCCACGCGGGTGCCCGATGCTTGCTGTCCGAGTTCAAGAAGCTGCCCCTGTCGAAACAAAACAATAAGATGGTTAACCAAGAGAGTTTCCTTGAGCAAAGCTTAGCCAAAGCTACTCAACATCTTAGGAAACTGCGTAAGGAGAATCGACAGAAGGAGTTGAAAAATACCATGTTCCAAAGCCTGAACGGAAAAGGGATATTGCAGAGTTTGAATTCGATGGATTTGAATGAGCTGGGTCCGTTGGTTAAGCAAAACTTGAAGGATATTGACGATAGGGTTCGTGTGCTTACTAAAGCGTCTTGTTCCTAA
- the LOC121224983 gene encoding nonsense-mediated mRNA decay protein 2 — MATTAAAVRRNLLKNSKSLPQILRGQINGRSNVTANLNNVAKDHQVVGSLLVSNQKVHAQMPIFNFPEMGSVFESSRGQSLVGKSVSHGMDGLVFDVRGKGVVQDDDDMDNEFDDDDEFDDDFEGEFVDDEDDEDDDDDDDDDDGGKYKDKF; from the coding sequence ATGGCAACAACAGCAGCTGCTGTTAGAAGAAATCTGCTGAAAAACAGCAAGTCCTTACCCCAGATCCTACGTGGCCAAATCAATGGTCGGTCCAATGTTACTGCAAATCTCAACAACGTAGCCAAAGATCATCAGGTTGTTGGATCATTGTTAGTTTCTAACCAAAAGGTACATGCCCAAATGCCCATTTTTAATTTCCCTGAAATGGGTTCTGTTTTCGAGTCTTCGAGAGGGCAGAGCCTGGTGGGGAAAAGTGTTAGTCATGGGATGGATGGTCTCGTTTTCGACGTCCGTGGGAAGGGCGTGGTGCAGGACGATGATGATATGGATAACGagtttgatgatgatgatgagtttgatgatgattttgaaggCGAGTTTGTAGATGATGAGGATGACGAGGatgacgacgacgacgacgacgacgatgATGGTGGCAAGTACAAGGACAAGTTTTAA